Proteins encoded by one window of Vigna radiata var. radiata cultivar VC1973A chromosome 5, Vradiata_ver6, whole genome shotgun sequence:
- the LOC106760655 gene encoding transcription factor MYB101-like, translated as MARTFSNNDSTNDETGDDSNATTKEEGEVKGRVRKGPWTPSEDAILVEYVKKHGEGNWNSVHKNSGLYRCGKSCRLRWANHLRPNLKKGAFSPEEEQIIIDLHSKLGNKWARMAAQLPGRTDNEIKNFWNTRMKRRQRAGLPIYPPELHAEPTAYNVQHRYLEHQPHSSFALLLSSCYPKKLNDPSQTNGFNANPLQNHPDSANCYINPTQKHFKFSNDNGASTNLAFPLSPLSQYGSSSSTLLNHSFGDHGIISGSPYESFPLMSGSTPDISSNQTPTPASSYASGVDGLMGSSTMANNNNNDYYEVAPLSPPRNSGLLDALVMEAQGLSHNDKSKKEEDPTLAVKLSCKRKNMEYADEGRTEPMVSAMKKNSRNSTSTENQRDDDNNFSQLSKGKKVMREDPMEEMNSMDDDLFSLLNQFPLETPMPEWYRRGESQSLGLENQPNASPPDPADQEYAWTLGTC; from the exons ATGGCGCGGACATTCTCCAACAACGACAGCACCAACGATGAAACAGGCGATGACAGCAATGCTACAACGAAGGAAGAGGGCGAGGTCAAAGGTCGCGTGAGGAAGGGGCCCTGGACCCCATCCGAAGACGCCATCCTTGTAGAGTACGTGAAGAAGCACGGTGAAGGGAATTGGAACTCTGTGCACAAGAATTCTGGGTTGTACAGGTGCGGCAAAAGCTGCAGACTTCGCTGGGCAAACCATCTCAGGCCTAATCTCAAGAAAGGTGCATTCTCTCCCGAGGAAGAACAAATCATCATCGACCTTCATTCCAAGCTTGGAAACAAATGGGCCCGAATGGCCGCACAG TTACCTGGCAGGACcgacaatgaaataaaaaacttttggAACACCAGAATGAAAAGGCGTCAGAGAGCAGGGTTACCCATTTATCCTCCTGAGCTGCATGCAGAACCCACTGCATACAATGTACAACACCGCTACTTGGAACACCAACCTCATTCATCATTTGCTTTACTCCTATCTTCTTGTTACCCCAAGAAGCTCAATGACCCTAGCCAAACCAACGGTTTCAATGCAAATCCGCTGCAAAACCATCCTGATTCTGCCAACTGTTACATTAATCCAACCCAGAAGCACTTCAAGTTTTCCAATGACAATGGTGCAAGTACAAATCTTGCTTTTCCATTATCTCCTCTTTCTCAATATGGATCATCATCATCCACCCTTCTTAACCACAGTTTTGGTGATCATGGCATTATATCAGGGTCCCCATATGAATCCTTTCCTTTGATGTCAGGATCCACCCCTGACATCTCTTCTAACCAAACACCAACCCCAGCTTCATCCTATGCTAGTGGTGTTGATGGCCTGATGGGATCTTCAACCATggctaataataataacaatgacTACTATGAAGTTGCACCGTTGTCACCTCCAAGAAACAGTGGACTGCTGGATGCTCTAGTGATGGAGGCTCAAGGACTTTCTCACAATGACAAGTCCAAGAAAGAGGAGGACCCGACCCTTGCTGTAAAACTATCTTGTAAGAGAAAGAACATGGAATATGCGGATGAGGGACGCACTGAACCTATGGTGTCAGCCATGAAGAAGAACAGTAGAAACAGTACTAGTACTGAAAACCAGAGGGATGATGATAATAACTTCTCTCAATTGTCAAAAG GAAAGAAAGTGATGAGAGAGGATCCGATGGAAGAGATGAACTCAATGGACGATGATTTGTTTAGTCTGCTGAATCAGTTTCCCTTAGAAACGCCAATGCCTGAGTGGTACCGTAGAGGGGAGAGTCAGTCATTGGGACTTGAAAATCAGCCGAATGCTTCACCACCTGACCCCGCTGATCAAGAGTATGCTTGGACTCTAGGAACTTGCTAG